The genomic stretch GTTTTTTGTATCTCTTATCTTCTGATGATTAATCCATGAAAAATTATCTGTTCTTTCTTCactttgtgtgttttgttcatctaaatctttatgttttttgatgttatgacaaaaagggggataaatatgataattgatttggtttataatatcagttgctgggattaagtctcaacatttcctaacattatttgcaagtttttctctctctttgatagttttgcaggaataagACATTCTAgtcaaagctcaacatgagaagcaaatacatgggaaaaGTAATTCTAAGAAGAGGCATACTCTTagagatttgaagcaagcttggtgctctgaagcttcaagatcagaagcaagaagaatgttctgatacatttaagaatgctctgatacaatcaagtatgctatgattcaattgattacaaagggaaattcaaagctctgcagctgtccaatggaagctctgaagagaagctctaAATATTATAAAGTTCTATTCTAcgtgaaagtctctactgaaatgaaaaatactcaaggaagttttttatttataaattcttctagtattaatttcagggggagacatattcacacactctgattatatgctttttCCATatttgtgtaattgtctttgttcatctgatattctggatacaaattcatatcaattatatatgtttttgtcatcatcaaaaagggggagattgttagaacaaaatttgttctgatcaatattctgtgttttgatgataacattatatatgaattttgtataagatgatgtggtactctaatcctttgcattttccatttcaggaaatatataaaaagtatgcacaaatcagcgctcagaagcaactgactctggaagttctggatggcttcatcaaaacatgctctggcaagacatcaggaGATGGttaagtagaatcagaacatgaaatgaaagcatcaaaagaacgaagtcagaagcagaagcactgaatttctgattggtatcacgctcaagctcttcaaagtcagaagacaagaagatgctctgcaccaagctgctgactctgatattcaaacgttgttattcacaatatctgagtccagaagaaagtacaagatgaaagactgaaacgtcaaatctctgactgacaaaaggaatattagaagctacaaaaggcaaagtcagtaaaagcaggaaaagcaaggctcgaggtagttgacaaaagtgtgaaacatcaAATGCAGAGctatactattcacgcaaagcattaattaCTCCCAAGGGTCAtttcttctcaacgcctataaatagaagttctgatcagaagcaaagtagaacacttgtgcaaaatactgaaacgctgtcaaaatcaaatctcacgaacttcatcttcaacctcccaaactcttgtaatatttagtgagtgttaagcttagaacttaagagaaatatcactagtGTGATTActgctttattagaagcaatctaaactcttgtaaacattattttacgttgtttgtaaaaggttcctagagtgatcaagtagtgatcagtagactctagaagacttagaaggtttctaagtgaagaattcctagagtgatcaagttgtgatatgtatactctagaagacttagaagttttctaagtggataaccattgtaatcagttggattagtggattatgtaacaccctggatttccgcttaccccgcggggcttccggcctaccaagcatgtcaccagcttaatcaataatcccccctaggtccgcttatcggctgcccaggaaatattgtttttgcctcccgcaggaatcgaaccatgtacctaggggataagtacatattcatagcaattcctgctaccaattgagctagtagctcaattggtagcaggaattgctatgaatatgtacttatcccctaggtacatggttcgattcctgcgggaggcaaaaacaatatttcctgggcagccgataagcggacctaggggggattattgattaagctggtgacatgcttggtaggccggaagccccgcggggtaagcggaaatccagggtgttacattaaaaaggcgccttttaatgtaacaccctggatttccgcttaccccgcagggcttccggcctaccaagcatgtcaccagcttaatcaataatcccccctaggtccgcttatcggctgcccaggaaatattgtttttgcctcccgcaggaatcgaaccatgtacctaggggttaagtacatattcatagcaattcctgctaccacctgagctactattgtaacacccttctaaacccccgcggaaaatagaataatattcagagtaaacatgaaatacaaggatgtcacaacttctttaacataaaatactatagtcatttgtcatgccacacgaggaaccatttaacataaatacaattcatgttcaacacagcggattataattcataacattgcatattcatcatcattcatgcaagtcctctaatacaattataaacaacaaagaccgacataataattcgtctctaaactagcgttccccagtgttacaatcagagcatgactcgacacgaactaagggctagcctataagctatcttcacccaatcaagacgccgctacatccttaatctgaaatcatcaaagtaagggtgagtttcattcgaattaataagcattatgcaatcataagcaataaaatctcatagtaattatcatccactcaatcatacatataatcagaattattacaacaagtaaacatcaatccaacaatattggccatcggcccacaactcatcaattataccaatgatcaagttatattaacaacatattcttaatacatcaatcatataaacacaccaaggcataacactgaattccatccaatcatgttataaccaatgcatatgattaaactgacactatgcatgtggtaccatacatgggatatacccatccaactgatatcctcatcactgagatacagtttaaccagcaccgattccacacacagggaatcatgctcaccaaatatccagcaccgattccacacactgggaatcatgctcaccaaaatatccagcaccgattccacacactgggaatcatgctcaccaaaatattcagcaccgattccacacactgggaatcatgctcaccaaaatattcagcaccgattccacacactgggaatcatgctcaccattttgatccactttcatcaccgggatccatcaccaaaaatgtatgccaatgaatgcaacatataacatgcttacaacatcaccaatccgatgtaacacatcgtctcattatcatcaccaaatcatcaccaataagcatgtatatattcttagcattcatacaaacatatcacacatacattcaccacagttcacatgttaatattaacagtatattaacattcataaatcatcaatcatcaccacgttcatacattgttacatctaacatcattgcacacaatgtaaccaattatcaaaacaacccaacaacataatcacaaaacatgtattcatttacgacatgttataaaccaacatcacccaatgaatatcacaatcccatcaccaatacagaacatgcatcaatagtcatatatataagcacatatacatatactatctttcaattcattaataattaaatcgagtttaaaaagtaaagttggctattgtccattttatcaattcatcagataaagcatctcattagcttcgcaacgcccaaaacggcacataaatcggatactcagatcaaaagttatgagttttccaagataaaacatttttagaaaaatgctgcaggaacggggttgtccctacgtgggaaccggttcctggcagcttcaaagtctcgtctctggtttttactatggggaaccgggttgtccctacatgggaaccggttcccagctaccaagaacccatatttctctgtttttacaagggggaaccggttcgtcccacatgggaaccggttcctacgtacctgcacagcaaaaatcagcattttgacagcttttaccctatcccataaccccaatttcaggtacatacgaacatagcacacaaatatcattgtttttcacacaattacacattccaaacaagttattgacatgtattaatatcatatatcacaagtatcaacagaatcatgtcaattcatacaagattatcaaaacctaacataaatcccaaacccgacacgtacgattgaactagataacaatcctaatcaatcatactacctacaatcacataaggaatactaacccgaagaatccccccttacctcagagtcgaaacttcgaaggttctcttcccctttggctcttctcactttcacgtgttctcctttcttcagactcagttcctgcttctccttcctcttttccccaaattccttattttatgaaaaataaaataaatattataatgggcttgcttagtcaacaccccctcttctgctaatcaccactctaggcccaaatgtcaatatttcaccattttccaaataattccaaataaaaatactaaaattccaattatttaatttaaatccaaattaaattaataaactgaaattatggggtgttataTGGTCAaatggtagcaggaattgctatgaatatgtacttaacccctaggtacatggttcgattcctgtgggaggcaaaaacaatatttcctgggcagccggcaagcggacctaggggggattattgattaagccggtaacatgctcggttggccgacacggttgatgcgtgcagcggatatcggggtgttacagattaaatcctcagttgaggtaaatcactttaAGGGGGTGGACTTAAGTAGTTTTTTGAagtcatacttattcaaaccccccatttctaagtgtttttctatccttcactttgtAATCTTCATGCTTTAAATaaatcgaatcgttgttgtttgttatttttttctgTATCAGatattatttcggaagtacatttctgaaTTCTTTCAAGGGGGTGAAtttggagatgcacttccgaattcatctattttctggaaaaaaacctTATTTTGGATGTACATTTCcaaaatcagttttttttttttaaaaaaatgttttcggaagtgcatttccgaaaccatattttttctcataaaaaggtgacttcggaaatgtatttccggaGTTTATGGGCATTTTAGAGTTTTCGCCACAGGTGACCAAAAAGGTAGGGGactcaataaagaaattctctaaatttaTAGCTTATTTGCAGCTATGGTTCATGATACCATGTATCAAACAAAGGTCATGCTAATGAGTATCTCCTATACACTCTTTAAggatactaaataaataaaatattatttataaaaatcaatatttcaatttttaatacatTTTCAATATATTGAATATTCCTATTTATAAAACTACTTATTACTTTAGTCACTTAAAAAGTatggacaacttctctacccatgaCAAAAAAATGGATACTGTATCTTCAACCAATCACAAAGGtccatttaattttaacacatataattaattataaaatagtacatatttttgttgtttccaaaaaaatttacattgaaggtaactctacccaactttttaagatgggtagataagaattcctCAAAAAGTATTCCAAAAATTTCACATCAAATAAATAGCCATCACCCAACTAGCCACAACAATTTATGTATCATATTTCCAAATCACGACACTTGCCAAGTCAAGGTTCCTTCATCAAATATTGGCAAAACAATAGACATTAAAGAAAACTCAAAACTTGCATTACAAAATTTACTTAAGCAGAAGACAAGGTCAATATAAATACTAACGCGCTATAACACTGAAATTTATAGAGTAGCATACTATTTCAGAATCAAATATTCaactaatttcaaaatcaaatattcaactaatttcaaaatcacaaaatctatcaaaataaatataggtaaaaaaaacttttttgttTTCCAATTGGTTAGATTTAACAAAGCACAGACACTGAGACACAACGGGtatagaatgttgtttcttccaccAGTCAAAACTATACCGGAAAGACTCTAGAGAGAGTCTGTTCCTATCGTCGTCGACCCGGATAGAAGGAGCCCCCATAAGAATAAGTTCCACCAGTCCCATATTTTCCTGTGTAAACACCATAAGGAGTTTGTTGTTGTTGACCCGAATAGTTGAGATAACTATTAGAGACAGTTGTTCCGTGAAAAACCGGTGTAGGTTGTTGGGGAGTTCCATTACAAGTGCACCTGCCAGGAGCAGTGCGAGTGTAGGTTCCTCCACACTTGTAACAAAAACTACACTGACACCtacaaaaaaagttaaaaattttgaaatttctttctagaTGAAATAAACATGAACATATATAGCTATACAATGGTTGATTGATAGCTAGTTGTTTAAATTGATGATTGAAAGACGAAATCATAAAGCAAGAGATCAGATCAAATAAGAAAGAAACCTGCATCTCATGATGTTGCAGCCCATTGTTCTGGCAACATAAATTTTGCAATTAGGGCATCGCCTCCAGTGCTTATTCTGTGCGAGGCGCACCAACATAATATCTTCTTTCTCCCTCTCGCCCGCTTTCAGCTTCTGGAACTCGCTGCATTTGATTCCATCATGCCACGGAACCTTACATTGTGCACAGAACATCCTATTACAATTAGGGCATTCTGAATTTGTAACCGCCTCGGTTTCGTCATTGATCAAAAGAGCAGAGCAGTTTGCAAAGGGACAGTAGAATTTCTGCGAAGCATTGATCAAAGCCTCGCACAAACCTTTACTCCACTTTTCAAAAACCTCAGCCGGAAGAATAGTCCGGCAAATCTGCGCTTCCAATGAACCTTTGCATTCGGGAACTGGACATGAGATGTTGACGATGTTATCTTCAAGCTTGGAACCGATGTAATTTGCGACGCAGTCAGAGCAATACGCGTGAGAGCAGCCGCTGATGTAGAAAGCTTCCTTCATTGTTTTAGTGTCCGTGCAGATTTCGCAGACGAACGGAATGTTACTTGAATTTGAAGACTCTCCTTTTTCGAAAATTCTTTTGCGTTTCCTTAAAAAAGTGTTCTTAGGAATGAAATCGAGGACCTTAATGTCGTCGTCTTCTTCGTCAGAAAGGTTGATGACGGAAGAGATGGTTGCAGCAGAGATGGTTCGCTTGTTGTATGAGCGGAAAGAGTCGAGGTCGATTACCTCCGGTGTTGAAGGTTGAACTCGATTCCTTCTTCTCCTTGGAGTAGCTTCCGAAGCCATTGGAATTAGAATTCACTGCACTAGGGTTTCTGAAGCATTAGTCTATGAGAATTCTTGAGTTTGCGGAAAttatacatattttaaatttgaatctAACCTCTCAGGCATAAATCACGGAAAATTGAGTAAAATCTTTTTATTCCACTTCTACcattaacaattttttataaatatttagttACAATATAATCGAGATGACTTTTAATCTTGTTATAAACTATATTAATTGACTCAAGCTCTCAAAGTGTATATGaacttattattttaaaatatttttactatatatataaatcatactcaaagatttttttttttcgaAATTAATAAAGAATATTCAAAGATCTATTTTTTCCCTCTAAATGACAATAATAATACTTATCGATTTGAAATTTATTGTTTCCATATATAAACCATacaaaataatagattattttttattatttttaaccaaatcataaattgttaattgtgttaaaaataaattatttcttaTGATTTATTTATATTGAAATCAAATCAATTTGTTGAGTGCTTTGCTTTTTTTTTATGGAATGACACTCCTTTTTTTAATGTGAATATGGGAAAGATAGGAAATTGGGTGTAGTTTGGTTAGCTATTATTTGGGGTATTTGGTTGGTTAGAAATGGAGTTTGTTTTTGGAATGATCCTTGGAACGTCGACAATACCGTGTGGAACATCAAGCTTTTGGTGTGGAAGTGGTCTTTTTGTGGGAATATTACTCATCCCAATTATTCCTTTTACGAGTTTTGTAAGGAACCGGTGTTTTTCCTCTCGTAAGGTTAATtgatttgtaattttctttttgttttggttggTTTCCGGTGTAAACGGGTTGGAGAACCCCCTTAGTTCTCCCGTTAATATATATTTccttgctttctaaaaaaaaaaatcaatttgttaatccattattaattttaattacttttagagaaaaaaatgatatttaaggatgtttatatattgaaaaaaataataatttttaatctattagtaaatttaattattgattatattttaaacaaaaaattattacTTTGTAtgctttatatattaaaaaatatcaaaatattaatcaataaaattgtTTAATGGACTTTGCATCTACTATTCAAATTTATTGTTTAATGaattttatatcaaaatataaaatCGTTTAAGCAACTATTAGCACTACCTTGTTTGACACGCAGACGTCTCTTTTTGAGTTGTTTGATTTGAAGTCCGAGAAAATAGTTTAACTCCTCcattagactcatttcaaattcttcctACATTATCTTTGAAAGCTCTTTGACTAAATGCATGTTAGTAGAGCCAAATATGATATGATATATAAACataaatttgaacgaggagaatatGTTTTCTTTGACGTTTAATGAAAAGCGTTGTATCAACCTTCCCTCTAGAATATCCTTGGTCACGTAAGAACTTACTAATTCgctcataccaagccctaggggcttATTTGAGATCATACAAAATTCGTTTTAgtttaaagacatgattaagataCTCATGATTTTCAAAATCGGAAGGTTGTGAAATATACACTTCTTCATTTATGTATCCATTAAGAAAAGAGCTTTTCACCTccatttgaaataatttgaatgtttTGGAACGTGTGAATGCTTGTGAAAGGCATATAGCCTCGAGTCAGGAAATCGGAGCATAAATTTTCTCTTAGTTTATGTCCCCCTCTTGGTTATATCCTTGAGCCACTAGCCGGACTTTGTTCCTTGTTATCACTCTGTTTTGGTCCAATTTAGTTTTAAAATCTCACTTAGTGCCCAATAGCTTAATGATCTCGCGGTGGTGGGACAAGGTCCCACACATCATttcttttaaattgatttaactcATATTGCATGGCCATAAGCCAATGCTCATCACATAGGGTCTCTTTTGCGTTTTTAAgttcaatttttgacacaaatGCAAAGTGATAACATAAATTACTTATCTTAGAGCGTAATGCCTCCAAGATTT from Vicia villosa cultivar HV-30 ecotype Madison, WI linkage group LG4, Vvil1.0, whole genome shotgun sequence encodes the following:
- the LOC131597475 gene encoding E3 ubiquitin-protein ligase RSL1-like, giving the protein MASEATPRRRRNRVQPSTPEVIDLDSFRSYNKRTISAATISSVINLSDEEDDDIKVLDFIPKNTFLRKRKRIFEKGESSNSSNIPFVCEICTDTKTMKEAFYISGCSHAYCSDCVANYIGSKLEDNIVNISCPVPECKGSLEAQICRTILPAEVFEKWSKGLCEALINASQKFYCPFANCSALLINDETEAVTNSECPNCNRMFCAQCKVPWHDGIKCSEFQKLKAGEREKEDIMLVRLAQNKHWRRCPNCKIYVARTMGCNIMRCRCQCSFCYKCGGTYTRTAPGRCTCNGTPQQPTPVFHGTTVSNSYLNYSGQQQQTPYGVYTGKYGTGGTYSYGGSFYPGRRR